The Micromonospora sp. NBC_01740 genome includes a window with the following:
- a CDS encoding DUF721 domain-containing protein, whose protein sequence is MPDEQLPPARLGPGRGGGTTGGDSGSATGGDAPAGASGPELARAVLDAARARRESAARTRRRTSGGGDGEGGQRRLRGYSGPGPDPRDPQLLGAVLNRLVKARGWQQPAAEATVFGAWERVVGPEVAQHSRPVKLEDGELTVEARSTAWATQLRLLAGSLLKQIASEVGHNVVRKLHIHGPAAPSWSKGPRRVRGRGPRDTYG, encoded by the coding sequence GTGCCGGATGAGCAGCTTCCGCCGGCCCGGCTCGGCCCGGGCCGTGGCGGCGGAACGACCGGCGGCGACTCCGGCAGCGCGACGGGCGGCGATGCGCCGGCCGGGGCGAGCGGCCCGGAGCTGGCGCGGGCCGTGCTGGACGCGGCGCGCGCCCGTCGGGAGTCGGCGGCCCGTACGCGTCGGCGTACCTCCGGCGGGGGCGACGGCGAGGGCGGCCAGCGGCGGCTGCGCGGCTACTCCGGCCCCGGGCCGGACCCGCGCGATCCGCAGCTGCTCGGCGCGGTGCTCAACCGGCTCGTCAAGGCGCGTGGCTGGCAGCAGCCGGCGGCCGAGGCGACGGTGTTCGGCGCCTGGGAGCGGGTGGTGGGCCCGGAGGTGGCCCAGCACAGCCGGCCGGTGAAGCTGGAGGACGGCGAGCTGACCGTGGAGGCCCGCTCGACCGCGTGGGCCACCCAGCTGCGGCTGCTGGCCGGCTCGCTGCTCAAGCAGATCGCCAGCGAGGTCGGCCACAACGTGGTGCGCAAGCTGCACATCCACGGCCCGGCAGCGCCCTCCTGGTCGAAGGGCCCGCGCCGGGTCCGTGGCCGCGGCCCGCGGGACACCTACGGCTGA
- a CDS encoding Jag family protein, which produces MTDTSTPRADESLDEEGTEPTAVNGETEETDEESGTREKKAVGESELFRQSEIAADYVEGLLDILDYDGDIDELVSAGRPVVEVVGGRLQNLVGQRGATLEALQELARLAVFRQTGTPSRLLLDVGGYRATRRKELAAVAKNAVEKVKEHGEPVRLEPMSAFERKCVHDVVNAMSGVESESEGVEPNRRIIVRPAD; this is translated from the coding sequence GTGACCGACACCAGCACCCCCCGCGCCGACGAGTCCCTGGACGAGGAGGGGACCGAGCCGACCGCGGTGAACGGCGAGACCGAGGAGACCGACGAGGAGTCGGGCACCCGGGAGAAGAAGGCCGTCGGCGAGAGCGAGCTGTTCCGGCAGAGCGAGATCGCGGCCGACTACGTCGAGGGCCTGCTCGACATCCTCGACTACGACGGCGACATCGACGAGTTGGTCTCGGCCGGTCGTCCCGTCGTCGAGGTGGTCGGCGGCCGGCTGCAGAACCTCGTCGGCCAGCGCGGCGCCACCCTGGAGGCGCTCCAGGAGCTCGCCCGGCTGGCCGTCTTCCGGCAGACCGGCACCCCGAGCCGGCTGCTGCTCGACGTCGGCGGCTACCGGGCGACCCGCCGCAAGGAACTCGCCGCCGTCGCCAAGAACGCCGTGGAGAAGGTCAAGGAGCACGGCGAGCCCGTGCGCCTGGAGCCGATGTCCGCGTTCGAGCGCAAGTGCGTGCACGACGTGGTCAACGCGATGAGCGGCGTGGAGAGCGAGTCCGAGGGCGTCGAGCCGAACCGGCGCATCATCGTCCGGCCGGCGGACTGA
- the gnd gene encoding phosphogluconate dehydrogenase (NAD(+)-dependent, decarboxylating) yields the protein MQLGLVGLGRMGGNMRERLRAAGHEVVGFDHNAELSDVATLAELAEKLESPRAIWVMVPAGVTDATIDELADVLGEGDIIIDGGNSRFSDDAPRAERLNERGIGYLDAGVSGGVWGRQNGYALMVGGAQEHVDRLMPIFESLKPEGEFGFVHAGPVGAGHYAKMVHNGIEYGLMHAYAEGYELLAKSELVTNVPGVFKSWREGTVVRSWLLDLLDRALDEDPELAELSGYTEDTGEGRWTVDEAVRLAVPLNVITASLFARFASRQDDSPAMKAVAALRQQFGGHAVRKR from the coding sequence ATGCAGCTCGGCCTGGTAGGGCTCGGCCGGATGGGCGGCAACATGCGCGAGCGGTTGCGCGCCGCCGGGCACGAGGTGGTCGGCTTCGACCACAACGCGGAGCTGAGCGATGTCGCGACCCTGGCGGAGCTGGCGGAGAAGCTGGAGTCGCCCCGCGCGATCTGGGTCATGGTTCCCGCCGGTGTCACCGACGCGACCATCGACGAACTCGCCGACGTTCTCGGCGAGGGCGACATCATCATCGACGGTGGCAACTCCCGCTTCAGCGACGACGCGCCCCGCGCCGAGCGGCTGAACGAGCGCGGCATCGGCTACCTCGACGCCGGCGTCTCCGGTGGCGTCTGGGGCCGGCAGAACGGCTACGCCCTGATGGTCGGCGGCGCCCAGGAGCACGTCGACCGGCTCATGCCGATCTTCGAGTCGCTGAAGCCGGAGGGCGAGTTCGGCTTCGTGCACGCCGGGCCGGTCGGCGCCGGGCACTACGCCAAGATGGTGCACAACGGCATCGAGTACGGCCTGATGCACGCCTACGCCGAGGGCTACGAGCTGCTGGCCAAGTCCGAGCTGGTCACCAACGTGCCGGGGGTGTTCAAGTCCTGGCGCGAGGGCACCGTGGTCCGCTCCTGGCTGCTCGACCTGCTGGACCGGGCCCTCGACGAGGACCCGGAGCTGGCCGAGCTGAGCGGCTACACGGAGGACACGGGCGAGGGCCGCTGGACGGTCGACGAGGCGGTCCGGCTGGCCGTGCCGCTGAACGTGATCACCGCCTCGCTCTTCGCCCGCTTCGCCTCCCGCCAGGACGACTCGCCCGCCATGAAGGCCGTCGCCGCGCTGCGCCAGCAGTTCGGCGGTCACGCCGTCCGCAAGCGCTGA
- the dnaA gene encoding chromosomal replication initiator protein DnaA, with translation MTGTTDLAAVWTATTDELADEIISAQQRAYLRLTRLRAIVEDTALLSVPDAFTRDVIESRLRPAITEALTRRLGRPIQVAVTVRVPDDGSGRPAGTVYRSVPEPGPADHDGGPPGYADAGYDGLPGQRDGGDHDAGQSPLIPEQAHPRRRPDTSSPGDDGHRPDDRDGQEALFSTAFAEPPRPDRSGPLRHPSERRSYDEQAARLDRPTADTRGYEPRYREDAVSPRDQHVIRALPRDTGTDNGPGRGGADHRPGGRDDRRMPGADGGGNRLNPKYMFETFVIGSSNRFAHAASVAVAESPAKAYNPLFIYGSSGLGKTHLLHAIGHYATTLGNARSVRYVSTEEFTNDFINSLRDDKTSAFQRRYRDVDILLIDDIQFLENRERTQEEFFHTFNTLHNANKQIVITSDRSPKQLATLEDRLRTRFEWGLLADIQPPDLETRIAILQKKAAQERLYAPPDVLEFIASRVSNSIRELEGALIRVTAFASLTRSTVELALAEEVLRDFIPDGAGPEITADQIMVSTADYFGVSLEDLRGHSRSRVLVNARQVAMYLCRELTDLSLPRIGQAFGGRDHTTVMHADRKIRQQMAERRSLYNQIAELTNRIKQNT, from the coding sequence GTGACCGGTACGACCGACCTTGCCGCGGTGTGGACAGCAACGACCGACGAGCTCGCCGACGAGATCATCTCCGCGCAGCAGCGGGCGTACCTGCGGCTGACCCGGCTGCGGGCCATCGTCGAGGACACGGCGCTGCTCTCCGTCCCGGACGCCTTCACCCGGGACGTGATCGAGTCCCGCCTGCGCCCGGCGATCACGGAGGCGCTCACCCGCCGACTGGGCCGGCCGATCCAGGTCGCGGTGACCGTACGCGTGCCCGACGACGGTTCCGGCCGCCCGGCGGGGACCGTCTACCGCAGTGTTCCCGAGCCGGGGCCGGCCGACCACGACGGCGGGCCGCCCGGCTACGCCGACGCCGGCTACGACGGGTTGCCCGGGCAGCGCGACGGCGGGGACCACGACGCCGGGCAGTCGCCGCTCATCCCCGAACAGGCGCACCCCCGGCGCCGGCCCGACACGTCGTCGCCGGGCGACGACGGGCACCGGCCGGACGACCGGGACGGGCAGGAGGCCCTGTTCAGCACCGCCTTCGCCGAGCCGCCGCGCCCCGACCGGTCGGGGCCGCTCCGGCACCCGTCCGAGCGCCGGAGCTACGACGAGCAGGCAGCCCGGCTGGACCGGCCGACCGCCGACACCCGGGGGTACGAGCCGCGCTACCGCGAGGACGCCGTCTCCCCCCGGGACCAGCACGTGATCCGGGCGCTGCCCCGCGACACCGGCACGGACAACGGGCCCGGACGGGGTGGCGCGGATCACCGGCCCGGTGGCCGGGACGACCGCCGCATGCCCGGCGCCGACGGCGGGGGCAACCGGCTCAACCCGAAGTACATGTTCGAGACGTTCGTCATCGGCTCGTCCAACCGCTTCGCCCACGCGGCGAGCGTCGCGGTCGCCGAGTCGCCGGCGAAGGCGTACAACCCGCTGTTCATCTACGGCAGCTCGGGGCTGGGCAAGACGCACCTGCTGCACGCCATCGGGCACTACGCCACGACGCTGGGCAACGCGCGCTCGGTCCGGTACGTCTCGACCGAGGAGTTCACCAACGACTTCATCAACTCGCTCCGGGACGACAAGACCAGTGCGTTCCAGCGGCGCTACCGCGACGTCGACATCCTGCTGATCGACGACATCCAGTTCCTGGAGAACCGCGAGCGTACGCAGGAGGAGTTCTTCCACACGTTCAACACCCTGCACAACGCCAACAAGCAGATCGTGATCACCTCGGACCGGTCGCCGAAGCAGCTCGCGACCCTGGAGGACCGGCTGCGTACCCGCTTCGAGTGGGGACTGCTCGCCGACATCCAGCCGCCGGACCTGGAGACCCGGATCGCGATCCTGCAGAAGAAGGCGGCGCAGGAGCGCCTCTACGCCCCACCGGACGTGCTGGAGTTCATCGCCTCGCGGGTGTCGAACTCGATCCGGGAGCTGGAGGGCGCGCTGATCCGGGTGACGGCGTTCGCCAGCCTGACCCGCTCGACGGTCGAGCTGGCGCTGGCCGAGGAGGTGCTGCGGGACTTCATCCCGGACGGCGCCGGGCCGGAGATCACCGCCGACCAGATCATGGTCTCCACCGCCGACTACTTCGGGGTGAGCCTGGAGGACCTGCGCGGCCACTCCCGCTCCCGGGTGCTGGTGAACGCCCGCCAGGTGGCCATGTACCTGTGCCGGGAGCTGACCGACCTGTCGCTGCCCCGCATCGGGCAGGCCTTCGGCGGCCGGGACCACACCACGGTCATGCACGCCGACCGCAAGATCCGCCAGCAGATGGCCGAGCGCCGGTCGCTCTACAACCAGATCGCCGAGCTGACCAACCGGATCAAGCAAAACACCTGA
- the yidC gene encoding membrane protein insertase YidC, whose amino-acid sequence MSLDWIYYAISWILLVWHGAWDFVGVPDPAVIGTNWAWILAIIFLVVTVRVILFPVFVKQIKSQRAMQALQPQVKALQEKHKGDRETLQKEMMELYRKEKANPLMGCLPMFLQIPVFLGLFHVLRRLNPDKSEAGKTLYGWTISQFESASSAKLFTAPIAGKFGSTAEELTRLGANGTTVKIIAGILVLVMMGTTYLTSRQMILKTGWAEDPQQRMIQKLMLYGIPLSLLISGAIFPIGVIIYWVTNNLFTLAQQQWVLRKFPPPPTATSKPGTSSRNPVQPAKTGGLLGRTKSAPPAPAKPVAPKVAGPKPGAKPVNPKKGPAKRQG is encoded by the coding sequence TTGAGTCTCGACTGGATCTACTACGCGATTTCGTGGATCCTGCTGGTCTGGCACGGGGCCTGGGACTTCGTCGGGGTGCCGGATCCGGCGGTGATCGGCACCAACTGGGCCTGGATCCTCGCCATCATCTTCCTGGTGGTCACCGTCCGGGTGATCCTCTTCCCCGTCTTCGTCAAGCAGATCAAGTCGCAGCGGGCGATGCAGGCGCTCCAGCCACAGGTGAAGGCGCTGCAGGAGAAGCACAAGGGTGACCGGGAGACGCTCCAGAAAGAGATGATGGAGCTCTACCGGAAGGAAAAGGCCAACCCGCTCATGGGCTGCCTTCCGATGTTCCTCCAGATTCCCGTCTTCCTGGGCCTCTTCCACGTGCTCCGTCGGCTCAACCCGGACAAGAGCGAGGCCGGTAAGACCCTCTACGGCTGGACGATCAGCCAGTTCGAGAGCGCCTCGTCCGCGAAGCTCTTCACCGCCCCGATCGCCGGCAAGTTCGGCTCCACCGCCGAGGAGCTGACGCGGCTCGGCGCCAACGGCACCACCGTGAAGATCATCGCCGGGATCCTCGTCCTGGTGATGATGGGCACCACCTACCTCACCAGCCGCCAGATGATCCTGAAGACCGGTTGGGCCGAGGACCCGCAGCAGCGGATGATCCAGAAGCTGATGCTCTACGGCATCCCGCTGTCGCTGCTCATCTCCGGTGCCATCTTCCCCATCGGTGTGATCATCTACTGGGTCACCAACAACCTCTTCACCCTCGCGCAGCAGCAGTGGGTGCTGCGGAAGTTCCCGCCGCCGCCCACCGCCACCAGCAAGCCGGGCACCTCGTCCCGCAACCCGGTGCAGCCGGCGAAGACGGGCGGCCTGCTGGGCCGCACCAAGTCGGCCCCCCCGGCCCCGGCCAAGCCGGTCGCGCCGAAGGTCGCCGGCCCCAAGCCGGGCGCCAAGCCGGTCAACCCGAAGAAGGGCCCCGCCAAACGGCAGGGCTGA
- the dnaN gene encoding DNA polymerase III subunit beta, which produces MKFRVERDALAEAVAWTAKSLPNRPSVPVLAGVMLRVTDGNLQVSGFDYEVSSQVTVEVQGDADGAALVSGRLLAEITKALPAKPVDIAAVGAHLELVCGSARFTLPTMPVEDYPSLPEMPESTGTVDAAAFAAAVAQVAIAAGRDETLPMMTGVRIELSGGTLAMLATDRYRLALREMEWNPDDAEVSVNALVPARTLHDTAKALGPIGGQVVMALSQGAAGEGMIGFAGGTRRTTSRLLDGANYPPVRSLFPASHNAEARVPVSTLIEVVKRVALVAERTTPVLLSFSTDGLVVEAGGTEEARASEAMEATFTGDPLTIGFNPQYLIDGLTNLGAQFAVLSFVDAFKPAVISPAGEDGEVIPGYRYLIMPIRVSR; this is translated from the coding sequence ATGAAGTTCCGAGTGGAGCGCGACGCGCTCGCCGAGGCCGTGGCCTGGACCGCGAAGAGCCTGCCCAACCGGCCGTCCGTACCGGTGCTCGCCGGCGTGATGCTGCGCGTCACCGACGGCAACCTGCAGGTTTCCGGCTTCGACTACGAGGTCTCCAGCCAGGTGACCGTCGAGGTGCAGGGGGACGCCGACGGCGCCGCCCTGGTCTCCGGCCGGCTGCTGGCCGAGATCACCAAGGCGCTGCCCGCCAAGCCGGTGGACATCGCCGCCGTCGGCGCGCACCTCGAGTTGGTCTGCGGCAGCGCCCGGTTCACCCTGCCCACCATGCCGGTCGAGGACTACCCGTCCCTGCCGGAGATGCCGGAGAGCACCGGCACCGTCGACGCCGCCGCCTTCGCCGCCGCGGTCGCGCAGGTGGCCATCGCCGCCGGGCGCGACGAGACGCTGCCGATGATGACCGGCGTACGCATCGAGCTCTCCGGCGGCACGCTGGCCATGCTCGCCACCGACCGCTACCGGCTGGCCCTGCGCGAGATGGAGTGGAACCCGGACGACGCCGAGGTGAGCGTCAACGCCCTCGTGCCGGCCCGGACCCTGCACGACACCGCCAAGGCCCTCGGCCCGATCGGCGGCCAGGTCGTCATGGCGCTCTCCCAGGGCGCGGCCGGCGAAGGCATGATCGGCTTCGCGGGCGGCACCCGGCGCACCACCAGCCGGCTGCTCGACGGCGCGAACTACCCGCCCGTGCGCTCGCTCTTCCCGGCCAGCCACAACGCCGAGGCGCGGGTGCCCGTCAGCACCCTGATCGAGGTCGTCAAGCGCGTCGCCCTGGTGGCCGAGCGGACCACCCCGGTGCTGCTCAGCTTCAGCACCGACGGCCTGGTGGTCGAGGCCGGCGGCACCGAGGAGGCGCGGGCCAGCGAGGCCATGGAGGCCACCTTCACCGGTGACCCGCTGACCATCGGCTTCAACCCCCAGTACCTGATCGACGGCCTGACCAACCTGGGGGCCCAGTTCGCCGTGCTCTCGTTCGTCGACGCCTTCAAGCCCGCGGTGATTTCGCCCGCCGGCGAGGATGGCGAGGTCATCCCCGGGTACCGGTACCTCATCATGCCGATCCGCGTCTCCCGCTGA
- the rpmH gene encoding 50S ribosomal protein L34, with translation MSKRTYQPNNRRRAKTHGFRLRMRTRAGRAILSTRRSKGRTRLSA, from the coding sequence GTGAGCAAGCGCACCTACCAGCCGAACAACCGCCGGCGCGCGAAGACCCACGGCTTCCGGCTGCGCATGCGCACCCGTGCCGGCCGCGCCATCCTTTCGACCCGTCGCTCCAAGGGCCGCACCCGCCTGTCGGCCTGA
- a CDS encoding MarR family winged helix-turn-helix transcriptional regulator, whose protein sequence is MTDQPDGDPLALEQQVCFALSVAARGVVAVYRPLLEPMGLTHPQYLVMLALWQHAPLSVRDLSRLLQLDPGTLSPLLKRLEATGYVRRERDPADERSLAVTLTAAGQALRARAEQIPPAIVERLGMPVEDLRHLHAVLTRVIDAANRGSAAERGQASA, encoded by the coding sequence GTGACCGACCAGCCCGACGGGGATCCCCTGGCGCTGGAACAGCAGGTGTGCTTCGCGCTCTCCGTCGCCGCGCGCGGCGTCGTCGCCGTCTACCGGCCCCTGCTGGAGCCGATGGGGCTCACCCATCCGCAGTACCTGGTGATGCTCGCCCTCTGGCAGCACGCGCCGCTGTCCGTACGCGACCTCAGCCGCCTGCTCCAGCTCGACCCCGGCACACTGTCGCCCCTGCTCAAGCGGCTGGAGGCGACCGGCTACGTCCGGCGCGAACGCGACCCCGCCGACGAGCGGAGCCTCGCGGTGACGCTGACCGCCGCCGGCCAGGCGCTGCGGGCGCGGGCGGAGCAGATCCCGCCAGCGATCGTCGAACGGCTCGGCATGCCGGTCGAGGACCTGCGCCACCTGCACGCCGTGCTGACCCGGGTCATCGACGCCGCCAACCGCGGGTCCGCCGCCGAGCGGGGTCAGGCGTCGGCGTAG
- the rsmG gene encoding 16S rRNA (guanine(527)-N(7))-methyltransferase RsmG, producing MTSDAAPSIDAPEGAPSSTVAPENAPSPTDTSEDALSSAVTAEDASPAVAVLPPELAAAARTLFGDRLDLAAAYAELLATDGVVRGLIGPREAPRIWDRHLLNCAAVAERIPEGATVLDVGSGAGLPGLVLAIARPDLTVTLIEPLSRRTSFLIEAVQHLGLAKMVRVFRGRADEAATGSTGIGPLSGDVVTARAVAPLDRLSTWCLPLAVRGGRLIALKGASAAEEIAEHAQTVARLGGGEPEVHRCGEGVIDPPTTVVEIVRERMIGPARPKAAKSARGGRSRRR from the coding sequence GTGACTTCCGACGCCGCGCCGTCGATCGACGCCCCTGAGGGCGCCCCGTCCTCGACCGTCGCCCCTGAGAACGCCCCGTCACCGACTGACACCTCCGAGGACGCCCTGTCCTCGGCCGTGACGGCGGAGGACGCTTCTCCGGCCGTGGCGGTGCTGCCGCCGGAGTTGGCCGCTGCGGCGCGCACCCTCTTCGGCGACCGCCTCGACCTGGCCGCCGCGTACGCCGAACTGCTCGCCACCGACGGCGTGGTCCGCGGCCTGATCGGCCCGCGCGAGGCGCCCCGGATCTGGGATCGCCACCTGCTCAACTGCGCGGCGGTCGCCGAGCGCATCCCGGAGGGCGCGACGGTGCTCGACGTCGGCTCCGGGGCCGGGCTGCCCGGCCTGGTGCTGGCCATCGCGCGACCCGACCTGACGGTGACCCTGATCGAACCGCTCTCCCGGCGCACCTCCTTCCTCATCGAGGCGGTGCAGCACCTCGGGTTGGCGAAGATGGTCCGGGTGTTCCGGGGGCGCGCCGACGAGGCGGCGACCGGGTCGACCGGCATCGGTCCGCTGAGCGGGGACGTGGTCACCGCGCGCGCCGTCGCACCGCTCGACCGGCTCTCGACGTGGTGCCTGCCGCTGGCCGTGCGCGGCGGTCGGCTGATCGCGCTCAAGGGGGCGTCCGCCGCGGAGGAGATCGCCGAGCACGCGCAGACCGTGGCCCGACTCGGTGGCGGTGAGCCCGAGGTGCACCGCTGCGGCGAGGGAGTGATCGACCCGCCGACGACGGTGGTGGAGATCGTGCGGGAGCGGATGATCGGACCGGCCCGGCCGAAGGCCGCGAAGAGCGCTCGCGGCGGCCGCTCCCGGCGGCGGTGA
- the rnpA gene encoding ribonuclease P protein component, which produces MLAAAQRLRRSTDFAAAVRGGRRAGRGAVVVHLSLPTTPEAATATSPEPARSSGAEQPSAPARAGFVVSKAVGNAVVRNRVRRRLRHLVRERLAALPAGSTLVVRAQPAAADASYPRLGADLDAAIVAAKAPRGRRSR; this is translated from the coding sequence GTGCTGGCGGCCGCACAGCGACTGCGGCGCAGCACTGACTTCGCCGCAGCGGTCCGGGGTGGTCGACGCGCCGGCCGTGGCGCGGTCGTCGTCCACCTGAGTCTGCCGACAACCCCCGAGGCCGCGACAGCAACCTCGCCGGAGCCGGCGCGGAGCAGCGGTGCGGAGCAACCCTCCGCGCCGGCCCGCGCCGGCTTCGTCGTGTCCAAGGCCGTCGGGAACGCCGTGGTCCGCAACCGGGTCCGGCGTCGCCTGCGGCACCTGGTCCGCGAGCGGCTGGCGGCTCTGCCCGCGGGAAGCACCCTGGTCGTACGCGCGCAGCCCGCCGCGGCCGACGCCTCGTACCCGCGACTCGGCGCCGACCTGGACGCGGCGATCGTCGCGGCGAAGGCGCCCCGCGGGCGGCGGTCCCGGTGA
- the recF gene encoding DNA replication/repair protein RecF (All proteins in this family for which functions are known are DNA-binding proteins that assist the filamentation of RecA onto DNA for the initiation of recombination or recombinational repair.), translated as MYVRRLELVDFRSYERVGVDLEPGANVLIGANGVGKTNLVEALGYVATLDSHRVATDAPLVRMGASSAVIRCAVVHEGRELLVELEIVPGKANRARLGRSPARRARDVLGALRLVLFAPEDLELVRGDPAERRRYLDDLLVSRQPRFAGVRADYERVVKQRNALLRTAYLARKTGGSRGGDLSTLAVWDTHLARHGAELLAGRLELVAALGPHVTKAYDAVAAGRGAAGIAYRPTVELAEPTTDREALAAALTAALVESRPAEVERGTTLVGPHRDELALTLGPLPAKGYASHGESWSYALALRLAAYNLLRSDGIEPVLVLDDVFAELDAGRRERLAELVGGASQLLVTCAVDEDVPVSLRGARYAVGEGTVRRAG; from the coding sequence GTGTACGTCCGCCGGCTCGAACTGGTCGACTTCCGCTCGTACGAGCGGGTCGGCGTGGACCTGGAGCCGGGGGCGAACGTCCTGATCGGCGCCAACGGCGTCGGCAAGACGAACCTGGTCGAGGCGCTGGGCTACGTGGCGACCCTGGATTCGCACCGGGTCGCCACGGACGCCCCCCTCGTCCGGATGGGCGCCTCCTCGGCGGTGATCCGCTGCGCGGTCGTGCACGAGGGGCGCGAGCTGCTGGTCGAGCTGGAGATCGTTCCGGGCAAGGCCAACCGGGCCCGGCTCGGACGGTCGCCGGCCCGCCGGGCGCGGGACGTCCTCGGCGCGCTCCGGCTCGTGCTGTTCGCCCCGGAGGACCTGGAACTCGTCCGGGGCGACCCGGCCGAGCGCCGCCGCTACCTCGACGACCTGCTGGTCAGCCGTCAGCCCCGGTTCGCCGGAGTGCGGGCCGACTACGAGCGGGTGGTCAAGCAGCGCAACGCGTTGCTGCGCACCGCGTACCTGGCCCGCAAGACGGGCGGGTCGCGGGGCGGGGACCTGTCGACCCTCGCGGTCTGGGACACCCACCTGGCCCGGCACGGCGCCGAGCTGCTCGCCGGCCGGCTGGAACTGGTCGCCGCGCTGGGCCCGCACGTGACGAAGGCGTACGACGCTGTCGCGGCGGGACGGGGGGCCGCCGGGATCGCGTACCGGCCGACGGTGGAACTGGCGGAGCCCACCACCGACCGGGAGGCCCTGGCGGCGGCGCTGACCGCCGCGCTCGTCGAGTCCCGCCCCGCCGAGGTCGAGCGGGGCACCACCCTGGTCGGCCCGCACCGCGACGAACTGGCGCTGACCCTGGGCCCGCTGCCCGCCAAGGGGTACGCGAGCCACGGCGAGTCCTGGTCGTACGCCCTGGCGCTGCGGCTCGCCGCCTACAACCTGCTCCGCTCCGACGGCATCGAGCCGGTGCTGGTGCTCGACGACGTCTTCGCCGAGCTGGACGCCGGGCGGCGGGAGCGGCTGGCGGAGCTGGTCGGCGGGGCGAGCCAGCTGCTGGTGACCTGCGCGGTCGACGAGGACGTGCCGGTGTCCCTGCGCGGCGCCCGGTACGCCGTGGGCGAGGGGACGGTGCGACGTGCCGGATGA
- the yidD gene encoding membrane protein insertion efficiency factor YidD: MLSGPVIAYRRWISPALPARCRFYPSCSAYALEAVAVHGAIRGAGLTARRLLRCHPFHPGGHDPVPKPGGRRRADVTGA; the protein is encoded by the coding sequence GTGCTGAGCGGGCCCGTCATCGCGTACCGTCGGTGGATAAGTCCGGCTCTGCCGGCCCGCTGTCGGTTCTACCCGTCGTGCAGTGCCTACGCCCTGGAGGCGGTGGCGGTGCACGGCGCGATCCGGGGAGCTGGCCTGACGGCCCGGCGGCTGTTGCGCTGCCACCCCTTTCACCCAGGTGGACACGACCCGGTGCCGAAGCCGGGCGGCCGCCGCCGCGCCGATGTGACTGGAGCCTGA